A stretch of the Pseudomonadota bacterium genome encodes the following:
- a CDS encoding sulfotransferase — MANAEPSLTAQVQALMRSGQLGPARSALEERLSDADRDVEALYLLAVVQRYQGEHEAAHETLAGLFEIEPQNGRAHQERGHLMKAIGRHEAAIDSYAAACRHNPALLASWRALEGLLLATQQSDRARKVAAQRRQLEQLPKPLLAVHELIAQGRLLQAEERCRSFLRRAPRHVEGMRLLAQIAMQLGVLDDAEFLLESAVALRPDHIPAQIDYITALRKRQQFQKAQTQARALLERDPQNVQFQSIFAVESMQRGDYETALAQFERILAQLPDDPVTLTSKGHALKTCGRYDDAVSAYGRALDAQPRHGEAWYSLANLKTYRFTSAQLAQMEAQLAARDLPHQDRVYLCFAMGKAQEDRNAYEASFAHYAEGNEIKRRQSRYDAQRMHAELMAQQRVCTPAFFEARAHHGHPAADPIFVVGLPRAGSTLLEQILSSHSQVDGTLELPNVLTLSQQLRRRPRPEGAGDESAVAGAYPAILTDLSAHDCARFGEQYIEQTQIHRHGAPRFVDKMPNNFRHIGLIHLMLPNAKIIDARREAMACCFSAFKQLFAEGQEFSYSLRDVARYYADYERLMEHWDKALPGRVLRVRHEEVVQDLEGQVRRLLDFCELPFEAQCLRYWETARAVRTPSSEQVRRPIDRQSTEQWRAFAPWLGPLREALDQP, encoded by the coding sequence GTGGCGAACGCTGAGCCGTCGCTAACGGCACAGGTGCAAGCGCTGATGCGGTCCGGCCAACTCGGGCCCGCACGCAGCGCCCTCGAGGAGAGGCTCAGCGACGCAGACCGCGACGTCGAGGCGCTCTACCTACTCGCGGTGGTACAGCGCTACCAGGGTGAGCACGAGGCTGCCCACGAGACGCTGGCAGGCCTGTTCGAGATTGAACCGCAAAACGGCCGCGCCCATCAGGAGCGCGGCCACCTGATGAAAGCGATCGGTCGCCACGAAGCCGCGATCGACTCCTACGCTGCTGCCTGTCGCCACAATCCAGCGCTCCTCGCCAGCTGGCGCGCCCTCGAGGGGCTTCTGCTCGCCACTCAGCAGTCCGATCGTGCCCGAAAGGTGGCGGCGCAACGGCGGCAGCTCGAGCAGCTACCAAAGCCTCTGTTGGCCGTTCACGAGCTCATCGCCCAGGGTCGCTTACTGCAAGCCGAAGAGCGCTGCCGCTCGTTTCTGCGCCGCGCCCCGCGCCACGTTGAGGGGATGCGCCTGCTCGCACAGATCGCCATGCAGCTGGGTGTACTCGACGACGCGGAGTTCCTCCTGGAAAGCGCCGTGGCCTTGCGCCCAGACCACATCCCGGCCCAGATCGACTACATCACTGCCCTGCGCAAGCGCCAGCAATTCCAGAAGGCCCAAACCCAGGCGCGAGCCCTCCTAGAACGCGATCCGCAGAACGTGCAGTTCCAGTCCATCTTCGCGGTGGAGTCCATGCAGCGTGGTGACTACGAAACGGCCTTGGCGCAGTTCGAGCGAATCCTCGCCCAACTGCCTGATGATCCGGTCACCCTTACCTCCAAGGGCCACGCCCTGAAGACCTGCGGGCGCTACGACGACGCGGTGAGTGCCTACGGACGCGCCCTGGATGCACAGCCACGCCACGGCGAGGCGTGGTACTCCCTCGCCAATCTGAAGACCTATCGATTCACATCGGCCCAACTTGCCCAGATGGAGGCTCAGCTAGCTGCGCGCGACCTTCCTCACCAGGATCGGGTCTACCTGTGCTTCGCCATGGGCAAGGCGCAGGAGGACAGGAACGCCTACGAGGCCAGCTTCGCCCACTACGCCGAGGGCAATGAGATCAAGCGTCGCCAGAGTCGCTACGACGCGCAACGCATGCACGCCGAGCTCATGGCCCAGCAAAGGGTATGCACACCGGCGTTCTTCGAGGCCCGTGCGCACCACGGTCATCCCGCAGCAGACCCGATCTTCGTGGTGGGTCTGCCGCGCGCCGGCTCCACCCTTCTAGAGCAGATCCTCTCATCCCATAGCCAGGTGGACGGCACCCTGGAGCTCCCGAACGTCCTGACACTCTCCCAGCAGTTGCGCCGCCGGCCCCGTCCCGAGGGCGCAGGCGACGAATCGGCCGTCGCCGGCGCCTACCCCGCGATCCTCACCGACCTGAGTGCGCACGACTGTGCACGCTTCGGCGAGCAGTACATCGAACAGACGCAGATCCATCGGCACGGCGCCCCGCGGTTCGTCGATAAGATGCCGAACAACTTCCGCCACATCGGCCTGATCCATCTGATGCTGCCAAACGCCAAGATCATCGATGCGCGGCGCGAGGCGATGGCCTGCTGCTTCAGCGCCTTCAAGCAGCTGTTCGCCGAAGGACAGGAGTTCTCCTACTCCCTGCGCGACGTCGCCCGCTACTACGCCGACTACGAGCGCCTGATGGAGCACTGGGATAAGGCGCTGCCCGGCAGGGTGCTACGCGTACGCCACGAGGAGGTGGTGCAAGATCTCGAGGGGCAGGTGCGCCGCCTTCTGGATTTTTGCGAGCTGCCCTTCGAGGCCCAGTGCCTACGGTACTGGGAGACTGCCCGCGCGGTCCGAACGCCCAGCTCCGAGCAGGTGCGTCGGCCGATCGATAGGCAGAGCACCGAGCAGTGGCGCGCCTTCGCTCCTTGGCTCGGGCCCTTACGCGAAGCACTCGACCAACCCTAA